In Phycisphaerae bacterium RAS1, the genomic window GAGTCGCCGCAGGGGGAATCACCGCCGGCGGAATGACCGTCGGCGGCGTCGCCCAGGGCGGCTTGGCCATCGGACACTACGCCCGCGGCGGCATGGCCATCGGGACGCACACCATCAGCGGCGTCGGCGTCGGCAGCCCCGTCGCGCAGCAGTTCTTCAAAGACTATGCCTGGCTGCTCGGCGGGAACATGTCGCCGATGGCCCTCATGACCTTTCCCATCTGGCTGGGCTGCATGATCGCCATGATCCTTGTGATCATCGCCACGCTGCTCACCTTCGGCTATCTTGCCGGCGCGAGACGCGGGCCCGATACGTCGCAGGCGAGTGCACCATGAATTACCGCCGACTCGGCAAAGCAGGCGTCAAGGTCTCCGAAATCGCGCTGGGCAATTGGCTCACGCACGGCAACGGCGTCGGCGACGACGTCGCCCGCGCCTGCATCCGCAAGGCCTACGACCTGGGCGTCAACTTCTTCGACACCGCCGACATCTACAACCGCGGCGCCGCCGAAGAGGTCTTCGGTCGCGAGCTGGCCGCCTTCCGTCGCCAGGATATCGTGCTCGCCACCAAACTCTTCTGGCCCATGAGCGACAACGTCAACGACAAGGGCCTGTCGCGCAAGCACACGTTCGAAGCCCTGCACAACTCGCTCCGACGACTGAAGACCGACTACATCGATCTCTACCAGTGCCACCGTCACGATCCTGAAGTCGAGATGTTCGAGATCGTTCGCACCATGGACGACCTCACGCGACAGGGAAAAATCCTCTACTGGGGCGTGAGCGAGTGGCCGGCGATCGAAATCGCCAACGCCTGCGCCATCGCCCGGCAGATCAACGCCTATCCCCCCGTCTCCAGCCAGCCCGAGTACAGCTACGCCGCCCGCCGCATCGAGACCAACGGCGTCATCAGCGCCTGCCGCCAGGAGGGCGTCGGCAACGTTGTCTGGAGCCCGCTCAAGCAGGGCCTGCTCTCCGGCAAGTACAGCGGCGGAAAGGTCCCCGCCGACAGCCGCGCCGCCAGCGACCGCATGAGCGGATTTCTCAAGGAGATCGACCGGCGCATCGTCGATCGCGTCGACCAGCTTCGCGGCGCGGCGCAGCGCTGCGGCGGCACGCCGGCGCAGCTCGCGCTGGCGTGGCTGCTGCGCCGCGAGACGGTCAGCAGCGTGATCACCGGCGCGACGCGCGTGCCGCAGGTGGAAGAGAATTGCGCGGCGATCGACATGAAGCTCGACGATGCAGTGATGAAGCAGATCGACGAGCTCTTCCCCGCCCGCGACTTCCAGTAGGGCAGACCGCGCCCACCATCCTCGCGTAGGGTGTGCCGTGCCCACCATCTACCGCTTTCGCGCCAGCAGCAGCCCATCTCCAATCGGCACCAGGCTCGCGCTCACCCGCCCATCGCCGCACGCCTGTTCCACAACGCTCCGGATCGCCGCCGTATCCGCGTCGGTCACGGTCGGATCAGCGACCTTTCCGCTCCAAAGCGCGTTATCGATCGCCATCAGCCCGCCGCACCGCAGCAGCCTCAACCCCGCCTCGTAATAGCGCCCATAGTTCGATTTATCGGCGTCGATGAACATCATGTCGAACGTGCCCGCGCCGCCGTCGGCGATCAACCCGTCGAGCGTGCCGTCGGCCGGCCCAAGCCGCAGGTCGATTTTGTGTTCGACGCCGGCTCGCTTCCAGTAGCGCCGCCCGATGTCGGTCCAGCGGCGGCTGACGTCGCACGCAATCAGCCGGCCGTCGTCCGGCATCGCACATGCGACACAAAGGGCGCTGTAGCCGGTGAAAACGCCCACCTCGATCGCCCGCCGGACGCCCAGCAGCTCCACCAGAAGCTGCATGAAACGGCCCTGCTCGGCGGATATCTGCATGCGCGCCTCGGGCAAGGCGGCTGTTTCTGCCCGCAGCTCGGCTAAGAGCGCCGGCTCGCGGACGGTCGTGCGAAGCAGCCAGGCGTGCAGGGCGTCGTCAAGTTGATGCGTCTTCACGGACATGGGCGCTCCAAAGGCCGAATGCCAAAGGTCGAATGCGGAATTCAGAATGCTGCCCGGCCGGGCGCCGACGGGTTCCTACAACCGCGCCTGTCGCCTTCGCGGGTACAATTCCATGCGCCCATGCGCAACGGAGTGCCGCATGCGTTGGTTCCGAATCACGCTCGTCGCCGCCATCATACTCATCAGCGGCGTCATTGCGTTCGAACTGACCGCCAATCGAATCGAGCAGGTTCGACTGCGGGCGCAACTGGCCGAGGTCGAAGAGGACCGCCGCCGACTGATCGAGTTCGCCGAGCGGCTCAGCGCCTCGCGCCGCGTGGCGCAGATCGACGTGCTCAGCCAGCGCCGCGATGACGCCGGCCGCTTGGTCAGTTCGCTGCTGTGGCAGGAGCTGGCCGCCGACGGCACGGTCGGCCGGCCGTTGACGTTCGAGACCCTCGGCGAGCAAGTCTACGTCGAGGCCCTGGTCATCAAGTTCGAGCACCATTTCGTGGGCCAGGCCGACCCGCAGCGCGGCCGCAGTCTGGCCATGTTCCGCCGTGTCTTCGGCGACCAGCAAATGTCCGCCGCCGTGCCGGAAATCGACCGCGGCGAGCGTCCCTCGGTCGATCTGCCGCTGGGGGCCGACGCACTGCATGACCGCCTGTGGGAGCTGTTCTGGCGGCTGGTGGACGACTCCGCGTTAGCGAAGCATTACGGCGTTCGCGTGGCGCAGTGCGAGGCGCCGTCGGTGCCGATGCACGCAGGCGACCTCTGGGAGGTGTCGCTGGACGCGGCAGGGGGGTTGAATCTTCGAAAGCTGATCGCCGGAATATCGCCGTCCAGCGCCCCCGGACCCTGATCCGCCAGTTGACCGCAACCCGCGTCGCTTCAAGAATAGAGCAGCCGCCTGAGGCGGCCTTTGCCAATTGCCGGGCCCAGGAGCGTGTCATGGCGATCGCGGTACGTCGCGCGGGGTATTCCAGCCTGATCAGTCTGGTTGTCTTGTCGGCAGCCGCCACCCGGGCTCAGCAGCCGTCGTCGGCCCCGGCGTCCGCGCCGGCCGCCGCCGCTCAGTCCATTACGGCCCGCGTGATCGACGTGAAGGGCGACGTGAAATACGCCCCGCTGGACTCGAAGGAGTACAAACCCTGCAAGGTCGGCGATGAATACCCCGAAATGACCAAGATACTGACCGGCATCAACTCGTCCGTGAAGTTCCAGATCGGCGACGAGGAGCCTTACACCGCGATGGTGATCGACCGCGTCTCAAAGGTCACCCTCAGCGAACTAGCCAAGACCGGCGACTCCAAGCGCGTCCGCGTCGGCGTCGCCAACGGCTCGATCCGCGCCGGCGTGGCCGAGGGCGGCCTCAAGAGCGACTTCACGGTCGACAGCCCGGTGGCGACTCTGTCGAAGAAAGGTACCTGGGGCTTCGGACTCTATTACGAGCGCGACACCGACAGCTTCGAAGTCTCGTTGCTCGACCAGGGACTGGTCGAGGCGTTCAACAAAGTCACCGGCGGCAAGCGCATCGTCCTGCCGCGAGAGCTGGTGACCGAGACCATGAAGCGCTGGCTGGATCAGGTGCAGACCGTGCGAAACGTCGCCATCGCCGACATCCTCGGCCAGGACGACATGACCGTCGCGTTCAATAAGTTCCGCTCCGACGGCCTCGGCGTGCTGAACCCCGGCGCGGGCAGCTCCGTGTTCGACCTTTCGAACAGCCAGGCGCGGCAGGACTTCGCCAACCTCATCCGCCGCACGTTGCCGAACAATCTGGCCAGTATCGACGTGAACGACCTGATTATCACGCGCCGCGCCGAAGGCTTCTTTGGCACCGGCCGCGGCGATCAGCTCATCCCCCTCATCATCGAGCAGAACAGCCCGCTCACGCAGCGCGGCGCCGCCCGCCCCGGCGAGTATCG contains:
- a CDS encoding putative O-methyltransferase yields the protein MSVKTHQLDDALHAWLLRTTVREPALLAELRAETAALPEARMQISAEQGRFMQLLVELLGVRRAIEVGVFTGYSALCVACAMPDDGRLIACDVSRRWTDIGRRYWKRAGVEHKIDLRLGPADGTLDGLIADGGAGTFDMMFIDADKSNYGRYYEAGLRLLRCGGLMAIDNALWSGKVADPTVTDADTAAIRSVVEQACGDGRVSASLVPIGDGLLLARKR
- the gpr gene encoding L-glyceraldehyde 3-phosphate reductase encodes the protein MNYRRLGKAGVKVSEIALGNWLTHGNGVGDDVARACIRKAYDLGVNFFDTADIYNRGAAEEVFGRELAAFRRQDIVLATKLFWPMSDNVNDKGLSRKHTFEALHNSLRRLKTDYIDLYQCHRHDPEVEMFEIVRTMDDLTRQGKILYWGVSEWPAIEIANACAIARQINAYPPVSSQPEYSYAARRIETNGVISACRQEGVGNVVWSPLKQGLLSGKYSGGKVPADSRAASDRMSGFLKEIDRRIVDRVDQLRGAAQRCGGTPAQLALAWLLRRETVSSVITGATRVPQVEENCAAIDMKLDDAVMKQIDELFPARDFQ